Proteins from a genomic interval of Gordonia sp. SL306:
- a CDS encoding serine/threonine-protein kinase gives MSTTHEGHRTPGPQYLVAGRYRLQSRIGGGGMGTVWLARDQLLARDVAVKQVVSTEGLSDETAENVRKRAMREGRIAARLSHRNAVAMHDVALDSGEPWLVMEYLPSRSVAQILHTTRTLGPQQAAQIGAQVADAMTEAHVAGIIHRDIKPGNILITTTGRNAGLVKITDFGISRVKDDVSLTQTGVITGTPAYFAPEVARGAEPGEASDVYSLGATVYTVVEGQPPFGVDDNSLVLLHKVARAQINPMTKAGELRPVLLRMLEPNPAKRPTMSESRDLLAQVAAGPRGSVHQALTSPLTKPDGGVPVWAQRAPRPPRTHPTGTHLPVGGPSAPGRPGPTLHGPAPTLSTEPPHTTFESGNRYQPKPDEPRPGHAGKASTSTTALAIAILAFFVILAIVVILLIALAG, from the coding sequence ATGTCGACCACCCATGAGGGCCACCGCACGCCAGGGCCGCAGTACCTGGTGGCCGGGCGCTACCGCCTACAGTCGCGTATCGGCGGCGGCGGTATGGGCACGGTGTGGTTGGCCCGCGACCAACTGCTGGCCCGCGACGTCGCGGTGAAGCAGGTGGTCTCCACCGAAGGCCTCAGCGACGAGACGGCCGAGAACGTCCGCAAGCGCGCGATGCGGGAGGGCCGGATCGCGGCCAGGCTCTCGCATCGCAATGCGGTCGCCATGCACGACGTCGCCCTCGACAGCGGTGAACCGTGGCTCGTGATGGAGTACCTCCCCTCGCGGAGTGTCGCCCAGATCCTGCACACCACAAGAACTCTGGGGCCCCAGCAGGCCGCTCAGATCGGCGCCCAGGTGGCCGACGCGATGACCGAGGCACATGTCGCAGGCATCATCCACCGCGACATCAAACCGGGCAACATCCTGATCACGACGACCGGCCGCAACGCAGGCCTCGTGAAGATCACCGACTTCGGCATCTCCCGCGTGAAGGACGACGTCAGCCTCACACAGACGGGCGTGATCACCGGTACCCCTGCATATTTCGCGCCCGAGGTCGCCCGCGGCGCCGAGCCCGGAGAAGCATCGGACGTCTACTCCCTGGGAGCGACGGTGTACACCGTCGTCGAGGGACAGCCACCGTTCGGGGTCGACGACAACTCATTGGTGTTGCTGCACAAGGTCGCTCGTGCACAGATCAACCCGATGACAAAGGCGGGCGAGCTGCGTCCGGTCCTGTTGCGCATGCTCGAACCCAATCCGGCGAAGCGACCGACCATGAGCGAGTCCCGCGATCTGCTCGCGCAGGTGGCCGCGGGTCCGCGTGGGTCGGTGCATCAGGCGCTGACCAGCCCGCTCACCAAGCCCGACGGCGGAGTCCCGGTGTGGGCGCAACGAGCGCCCCGGCCACCGCGGACCCACCCGACCGGTACGCACCTGCCGGTCGGCGGACCGTCGGCGCCCGGGCGTCCCGGACCGACGCTCCACGGGCCCGCACCGACCCTGTCGACCGAGCCGCCACACACCACCTTCGAGTCCGGGAACCGATACCAGCCGAAGCCGGACGAGCCCCGGCCGGGCCATGCCGGGAAGGCCTCGACATCGACCACGGCACTGGCGATCGCGATCCTCGCGTTCTTCGTGATCCTCGCGATCGTGGTGATCTTGCTGATCGCGCTCGCCGGCTGA
- a CDS encoding DNA polymerase Y family protein yields MTSPVIPAGRVLALWCPDWPATAAAMADDLPPQHPIAVLHANRVIACSAPARSVGVRRGMRKRQAQSACPEMTVVTTDDHRDGRFFEPVVAVVADLVPVVEVLRPGLLVVPSSNATRYFGGEDVLAEKLIDAVAASGVEAHVGVADELFTAVLAARHGAHVEPGGDAVYLAGRPVADLAVEPSLSDPTRTELVDLLRRLGISTIGAFADLPAGDVATRFSADAMTAHRLANAVPGRPPSGQISPVDLVIEHRCDPPIDRVDAAAFLGRRLADALARRLAAASVACTRLTVEAVTERGQRHSRTWRCAQPLTPEATADRIRWQLEGWLTGGRAGAEGRPDAPIDVLRLEPVEVVAAGALQYSLNGNGLPEDPEVDERARRSLVRVQGLLGGDAVQLPIRSGGRGPGDRITMVSLGDERVPARNPDAPWPGRLPQPTPAVLLDTPIQMLDLTGSPVEVTARGCFSTEPTTIRMERRGRTRGGAWELRWWAGPWPTGIDTDTGGITARAQVLLDDSRALLLSYRAEKWVVEGVYE; encoded by the coding sequence ATGACCTCCCCGGTCATCCCCGCCGGCCGTGTTCTCGCGCTGTGGTGTCCGGACTGGCCCGCGACGGCCGCCGCGATGGCCGACGACCTCCCGCCACAGCATCCGATCGCGGTGCTGCACGCCAACCGCGTGATCGCCTGCTCGGCGCCGGCGCGCAGCGTGGGCGTACGGCGCGGGATGCGTAAACGGCAGGCGCAGTCGGCCTGTCCGGAGATGACCGTCGTCACCACCGACGATCACCGCGACGGCAGGTTCTTCGAGCCGGTGGTCGCGGTGGTGGCCGACCTGGTGCCGGTCGTCGAGGTGCTGCGTCCGGGACTCCTGGTGGTGCCCTCGTCCAATGCCACCCGGTATTTCGGTGGCGAGGACGTACTGGCCGAGAAGCTGATCGATGCGGTGGCCGCATCCGGTGTGGAGGCGCATGTGGGGGTGGCCGACGAGCTGTTCACCGCAGTGCTGGCGGCACGGCACGGCGCTCACGTCGAGCCGGGTGGCGATGCCGTCTATCTGGCCGGCCGCCCGGTCGCCGACCTCGCCGTCGAACCCAGCCTGAGCGATCCGACCAGGACCGAGTTGGTCGATCTGCTCCGTCGCCTGGGGATCTCGACGATCGGCGCCTTTGCCGATCTGCCGGCAGGCGATGTCGCGACCCGCTTCTCCGCCGATGCAATGACCGCGCACCGACTGGCCAACGCCGTACCGGGCCGACCGCCGTCGGGGCAGATCTCCCCGGTCGACCTGGTGATCGAGCATCGCTGTGATCCGCCGATCGACCGTGTCGATGCGGCGGCGTTCCTCGGCCGTCGCCTGGCCGATGCGTTGGCACGACGGTTGGCTGCGGCATCAGTTGCCTGCACGCGGCTCACCGTGGAGGCGGTCACCGAACGGGGACAGCGTCATTCCCGGACCTGGAGATGTGCCCAGCCGCTGACCCCGGAGGCCACCGCGGACCGCATCCGCTGGCAGCTCGAGGGGTGGCTGACCGGTGGCCGGGCCGGTGCGGAGGGTCGGCCGGATGCGCCGATCGATGTACTGCGCCTCGAGCCGGTCGAGGTGGTCGCTGCCGGAGCGCTGCAGTACTCGTTGAACGGCAACGGATTACCCGAAGATCCGGAGGTCGACGAGCGGGCCCGTCGATCCCTGGTCCGGGTACAGGGGCTGCTCGGTGGTGACGCCGTGCAACTCCCGATCCGGAGTGGCGGACGTGGTCCCGGAGACCGGATCACGATGGTGTCCCTCGGGGACGAACGGGTCCCGGCGCGCAATCCCGATGCGCCGTGGCCGGGTCGGCTGCCGCAACCGACCCCAGCGGTGTTGCTGGACACCCCGATCCAGATGCTCGACCTGACCGGGAGCCCGGTGGAGGTGACCGCCCGGGGTTGTTTCTCCACCGAACCCACCACGATTCGGATGGAACGTCGCGGTCGGACACGAGGCGGCGCCTGGGAACTGCGCTGGTGGGCCGGACCCTGGCCCACCGGCATCGATACGGATACGGGCGGGATCACCGCGCGGGCACAGGTCCTGCTCGACGACTCGCGTGCGCTGCTGCTGAGCTATCGGGCGGAGAAGTGGGTGGTCGAGGGGGTGTACGAGTGA
- a CDS encoding PspC domain-containing protein, whose amino-acid sequence MDTKQFEGMWATRPIRPNHNRTVAGVCAGIGARYRVDPTLVKIAFVVATLFGGSGLVLYIAAWVAMPAESRSRDELGSIRHASSAAGRRPRHLRHRNPQFILLIVLAIIVLTSFGPSRTWSSGGLLGAALMLVGWWLLYQRTPEPPVGTSVDTLQPEHVEAAASTDRLQPWIPRALTANAPAGHPGGTYPDLPTAQAMSAGTTTSPGRPPGSGTTEAAPTEFMQRTPPAWDPLGTAQFAWDLPDPAPDRSPVEPPERRSPLTLIVVGLAVITAAAGAALHQVGVDWFTPARILSLALAVVGAGLIYAGFRRRTTGRHSSGLVPIALALGVAVVATSMVGHLDGFPSGGVGERIYTPVTENDIKGEYSLTMGRMVLDLRDLDLTADRTVTLRNGVGEIEVQVPKDMNVRASCDSGVGDYTCPDGLTGGDDGTDGPVLNLDARTNVGHVEVAR is encoded by the coding sequence ATGGACACGAAGCAGTTCGAAGGGATGTGGGCGACGAGGCCCATCCGGCCGAACCACAATCGCACGGTGGCGGGCGTGTGTGCGGGTATCGGGGCGCGTTATCGGGTCGATCCGACGTTGGTGAAGATCGCATTCGTGGTGGCGACGTTGTTCGGCGGCAGCGGGCTCGTCCTGTACATCGCCGCGTGGGTCGCAATGCCTGCGGAGAGCCGCTCACGCGACGAACTCGGATCGATCCGGCACGCCTCTTCCGCGGCCGGCCGTCGGCCGCGGCATCTGCGGCACCGCAATCCGCAGTTCATCCTGCTCATCGTGCTCGCCATCATCGTGCTGACCTCGTTCGGCCCCAGTCGCACCTGGAGCTCGGGCGGCCTCCTCGGCGCCGCGCTGATGCTCGTCGGATGGTGGCTGCTCTATCAGCGGACTCCCGAACCACCGGTCGGTACCAGCGTCGACACTCTGCAGCCCGAGCACGTCGAAGCCGCTGCGTCGACGGATCGGTTGCAGCCGTGGATCCCCCGGGCCCTGACGGCGAACGCGCCGGCCGGGCATCCGGGGGGCACGTACCCCGATCTGCCGACGGCGCAGGCGATGTCGGCGGGCACGACCACCTCCCCCGGCAGGCCTCCCGGGAGCGGAACCACCGAGGCCGCACCGACCGAGTTCATGCAACGCACCCCACCGGCCTGGGACCCACTGGGTACCGCGCAATTCGCCTGGGACCTCCCCGATCCCGCACCCGACCGGAGCCCTGTCGAACCGCCCGAGCGGCGATCACCGTTGACGCTCATCGTCGTCGGCCTCGCGGTCATCACCGCGGCCGCCGGAGCCGCACTGCATCAGGTCGGCGTCGACTGGTTCACCCCGGCACGCATCCTGTCGCTGGCGCTCGCCGTCGTCGGTGCGGGTCTGATCTACGCGGGATTCCGCCGCCGGACGACCGGGCGGCACAGTTCCGGCCTTGTCCCCATCGCGCTCGCGCTGGGCGTCGCGGTGGTGGCGACCTCCATGGTCGGACATCTCGACGGATTTCCGTCGGGCGGTGTGGGTGAACGGATCTACACACCGGTCACCGAGAACGACATCAAGGGCGAGTATTCGCTGACCATGGGACGGATGGTGCTCGACCTACGGGATCTGGACCTCACCGCCGATCGCACCGTCACCCTGCGCAACGGTGTGGGTGAGATCGAGGTCCAGGTGCCCAAGGACATGAACGTCCGCGCCTCCTGCGACTCCGGGGTCGGCGACTACACCTGCCCGGACGGCCTCACCGGTGGTGATGACGGTACCGACGGCCCCGTCCTGAATCTCGATGCACGAACAAACGTCGGACATGTGGAGGTGGCTCGATGA
- a CDS encoding LuxR C-terminal-related transcriptional regulator, translating to MTDTGVCRIFLVDDHAVFRSGVRAELASEPGLLVAGEAGTVAEAVEGIVRIRPDVVLLDVHMPSGGGVAVLRGVTDAMPEDDAPVFLALSVSDAAEDVIATIRAGARGYVTKTIGGKELADAVRRVADGDAVFSPRLAGFVLDSFTGRSTAPEPPLDPELDSLTRRELEVLRLLARGYTYREIADELFISIKTVETHASNVLRKTQQSNRNALTRWAATRHIG from the coding sequence ATGACCGACACGGGGGTCTGCCGGATCTTTCTCGTCGACGACCATGCGGTGTTCCGGTCGGGTGTGCGCGCCGAACTGGCATCGGAACCGGGACTGCTGGTGGCCGGCGAGGCCGGCACCGTGGCCGAGGCGGTCGAGGGAATCGTGCGGATACGTCCGGACGTCGTCCTGCTCGACGTCCACATGCCGTCCGGCGGTGGCGTCGCGGTGTTACGCGGTGTCACCGATGCGATGCCCGAAGACGACGCGCCGGTCTTCTTGGCGCTCAGCGTGTCCGATGCGGCCGAGGACGTCATCGCGACGATCCGTGCCGGCGCACGTGGCTATGTCACCAAGACCATCGGCGGGAAGGAACTCGCGGACGCCGTGCGGCGGGTCGCCGACGGCGACGCGGTCTTCAGCCCGCGTCTCGCCGGATTCGTCCTGGACTCCTTCACCGGTCGGTCCACCGCCCCGGAGCCACCGCTCGACCCCGAGCTCGACTCGCTCACCAGGCGCGAACTCGAGGTGCTCCGCCTGCTCGCCCGCGGCTACACCTACCGGGAGATCGCCGACGAGCTGTTCATCTCCATCAAGACGGTCGAGACGCACGCCTCGAACGTGCTGCGAAAGACGCAGCAGTCGAACCGGAATGCGCTGACCCGGTGGGCGGCTACCCGGCACATCGGCTGA
- a CDS encoding Rv2578c family radical SAM protein: MRWSDQGVEVDDGALPGLGKAGLVRSVQTPEFEGVTFHEVLAKSALNQVPDAANLPFRFTVNTFRGCTHACRYCFARPTHEYLDLDAGQDFDSQVVVKLNVAAVLRKELRRRSWSRETVALGTNTDPYQRAEGRYRLMPGVISALAESATPFSILTKGTLLRRDLPLLRQAARKVPVSIAISLAMHDVELQKSLEPGTPSPRARLELIRAVADAGFAPHVMVAPVIPYLSDSTSHLDDLLSALADAGAAGVTAFPMHLRGSTKPWFMEWLAEHHPALVRRYRGLYGRGAYVTPEYSAWLRDRMRPLVQQYGLAGAQGLRGSATPAEPVARPELQQTLTLF, from the coding sequence ATGCGGTGGTCCGACCAGGGGGTCGAGGTCGACGACGGCGCGCTGCCCGGTCTGGGCAAGGCGGGTCTCGTGCGCTCGGTGCAGACCCCCGAATTCGAAGGTGTCACCTTCCACGAGGTGCTGGCCAAGAGTGCCCTCAATCAGGTTCCGGATGCCGCGAACTTGCCGTTTCGGTTCACGGTCAACACCTTTCGAGGCTGCACCCATGCGTGTCGGTACTGTTTCGCGCGGCCGACACATGAGTATCTCGATCTCGATGCCGGTCAGGACTTCGACAGTCAGGTCGTGGTCAAGCTCAACGTGGCGGCCGTGCTCCGCAAGGAACTGCGGCGCCGGTCATGGAGTCGGGAGACGGTCGCGTTGGGGACCAACACCGATCCTTATCAGCGGGCCGAGGGGCGTTATCGGCTGATGCCGGGGGTGATCTCGGCGCTCGCGGAGTCGGCGACCCCGTTCTCGATCCTGACGAAGGGGACGTTGCTGCGCCGGGACCTGCCCTTGTTGCGACAGGCGGCGCGCAAGGTCCCGGTGAGCATCGCGATCTCACTGGCGATGCACGATGTCGAGTTGCAGAAATCGCTGGAGCCGGGCACCCCGTCGCCGAGGGCGCGGCTGGAACTGATCCGCGCGGTCGCCGATGCGGGCTTCGCCCCGCACGTGATGGTGGCGCCGGTGATCCCCTATCTGAGTGATTCCACCTCGCACCTCGACGACTTGTTGTCGGCGCTCGCCGATGCGGGTGCGGCCGGGGTGACCGCGTTCCCCATGCATCTGCGTGGATCCACCAAGCCGTGGTTCATGGAGTGGTTGGCCGAGCATCACCCGGCCCTGGTTCGCCGGTACCGCGGTCTCTACGGGCGAGGTGCCTACGTGACGCCGGAGTACTCGGCATGGTTGCGGGACCGGATGCGGCCGCTGGTGCAGCAGTACGGTCTGGCGGGAGCCCAGGGCCTGCGAGGGTCGGCGACGCCGGCGGAGCCGGTCGCGAGGCCCGAGTTGCAGCAGACCCTCACCCTCTTCTGA
- a CDS encoding ATP-binding protein, with translation MPVPASPPASPPTPRLVRRDGGRVIAGVAGGIADHLGVDAFRVRVVFMVLAALAGAGVLAYGLLWFFCPPGQDTAPPPPGERRQAYGLALVGLVAMSVVGFAASGTPAAYLVPFVFVVVGASLVWREFDTSRASPGTPLLTWTRLIGGALLVIGGLVVIVLAGNQNFGGLSTTLLAVLATLIGVLLLTVPLWMRMWRALNEERAARIRNAEREEIASHLHDSVLQTLALIQKQAGRPEEVVRLARSQERELRGWLFGDPAQRAGSLSASLQGVGAEVEDDYGIEVEVITVGDLRPDDEPAAERRRWSALVAATREALINAAKHSGERKVDVYGEVTDEQVEVFVRDRGVGFEPEHVDDDRQGIARSIRARMERAGGDVAIDSAPERGTNVRLTMPRGAAGGPDRTDKADKGDVDVETVVMVEHSREQEGHR, from the coding sequence GTGCCCGTGCCCGCGTCACCGCCTGCGTCACCCCCGACGCCGCGGCTGGTGCGACGCGACGGCGGCCGCGTCATCGCGGGTGTCGCGGGCGGTATCGCCGACCACCTCGGCGTCGATGCGTTCCGCGTGCGTGTGGTCTTCATGGTGCTGGCCGCTCTCGCCGGAGCGGGAGTGCTCGCCTACGGACTGCTCTGGTTCTTCTGCCCGCCGGGTCAGGACACCGCTCCGCCTCCACCCGGCGAGCGACGGCAGGCGTACGGGCTCGCGCTGGTCGGCCTGGTCGCCATGTCGGTGGTCGGCTTCGCCGCATCCGGCACCCCGGCCGCATATCTGGTGCCTTTCGTCTTCGTCGTGGTCGGTGCCAGCCTGGTCTGGCGTGAGTTCGACACGTCACGTGCCTCGCCCGGGACCCCGCTGCTGACCTGGACCCGTCTGATCGGTGGCGCACTGCTGGTGATCGGCGGGCTGGTCGTGATCGTGCTCGCCGGGAACCAGAACTTCGGCGGTCTGTCCACCACCCTGTTGGCCGTCCTCGCGACGCTGATCGGTGTCCTGCTGCTCACGGTGCCGCTGTGGATGCGGATGTGGCGAGCACTCAACGAGGAGCGCGCCGCGCGCATCCGCAACGCCGAACGCGAGGAGATCGCCTCGCATCTGCACGATTCGGTGCTGCAGACACTCGCGTTGATCCAGAAACAGGCAGGCAGGCCGGAGGAGGTGGTGCGACTCGCCCGCAGTCAGGAGCGCGAACTGCGTGGCTGGCTCTTCGGTGATCCCGCGCAACGAGCGGGATCGCTCTCGGCGAGCCTGCAGGGAGTCGGCGCCGAGGTGGAGGACGACTACGGCATCGAGGTCGAGGTGATCACCGTCGGCGACCTCCGTCCGGATGACGAGCCGGCGGCCGAGCGTCGTCGATGGTCGGCGTTGGTGGCCGCCACCCGTGAGGCGCTGATCAACGCGGCGAAGCACTCCGGCGAACGCAAGGTCGATGTCTATGGTGAGGTGACCGACGAGCAGGTCGAGGTGTTCGTCCGTGATCGTGGTGTTGGCTTCGAGCCGGAGCACGTCGACGACGACCGCCAGGGCATCGCCCGGTCCATCCGGGCACGCATGGAGCGCGCGGGCGGTGACGTGGCGATCGACTCGGCACCGGAACGCGGCACGAATGTCCGTCTGACCATGCCACGGGGAGCGGCCGGTGGCCCGGACCGGACGGACAAGGCGGACAAAGGCGATGTGGACGTGGAAACCGTTGTGATGGTCGAACACTCACGTGAACAGGAAGGGCATCGATGA
- the guaA gene encoding glutamine-hydrolyzing GMP synthase produces MTDTSADSFFDGPRPVLVLDFGAQYAQLIARRVREARIYSEVIAHDAPLEELKARNPVALIFSGGPASVYADDAPALDPGVFDLGVPVFGICYGFQAMARTLGGEVANTGGREFGRTTLSITGEGVLHQGLTETQPVWMSHNDAVQAAPDGFIVTGSTPGAPVAAFECVDRRMAGVQYHPEVLHTPHGQQILTRFLYEIAGLEATWTAANIADQLIDQVADQIGDGLAICGLSGGVDSAVAAALVQRAIGDRLTCVFVDHGLLRAGEREQVQHDFVGATGAKLVTVDAADTFLGELSGVSDPEEKRKIIGREFIRSFEGAVTDVLGDRASDGDKVEYLVQGTLYPDVVESGGGSGTANIKSHHNVGGLPDDLEFSLVEPLRLLFKDEVRAVGRELGLPEEIVGRQPFPGPGLAIRIVGEVTADRLAMLRKADLIAREELTAAGLDGQIWQCPVVLLADVRSVGVQGDGRTYGHPIVLRPVSSEDAMTADWTRVPYEVLEVISTRITNEVPDVNRVVLDVTSKPPGTIEWE; encoded by the coding sequence GTGACAGACACCTCTGCAGACTCATTCTTCGACGGTCCCCGGCCGGTGCTGGTGCTCGACTTCGGTGCGCAGTACGCGCAGCTGATCGCCCGGCGGGTCCGCGAGGCGCGGATCTACTCCGAGGTGATCGCCCACGATGCGCCGCTGGAGGAGCTGAAGGCGCGCAATCCCGTCGCGCTCATCTTCTCGGGCGGCCCCGCCTCGGTCTACGCCGACGACGCGCCCGCACTCGATCCGGGGGTGTTCGATCTCGGGGTGCCCGTGTTCGGCATCTGCTACGGGTTCCAGGCGATGGCGAGGACGCTCGGCGGCGAGGTGGCGAACACCGGCGGTCGTGAGTTCGGGCGGACGACGTTGTCGATCACCGGCGAAGGCGTCCTGCATCAGGGCCTGACCGAGACCCAGCCGGTGTGGATGAGCCACAACGACGCCGTACAGGCCGCGCCGGACGGATTCATCGTCACCGGCTCGACGCCCGGTGCGCCGGTCGCCGCGTTCGAGTGCGTGGATCGCCGGATGGCCGGGGTGCAGTACCACCCGGAGGTGCTGCACACGCCGCACGGCCAACAGATCCTCACCAGGTTCCTCTACGAGATCGCCGGACTCGAGGCGACCTGGACGGCCGCCAACATCGCCGACCAGCTCATCGATCAGGTCGCCGACCAGATCGGTGACGGCCTCGCGATCTGCGGGCTGTCGGGCGGCGTCGACTCCGCGGTCGCAGCCGCACTCGTGCAGCGGGCCATCGGGGACCGGTTGACCTGCGTGTTCGTCGATCACGGACTCCTGCGGGCCGGCGAGCGTGAGCAGGTGCAGCACGATTTCGTCGGTGCCACCGGCGCGAAGCTGGTGACCGTGGACGCTGCCGACACCTTCCTGGGCGAACTCTCCGGGGTCAGCGATCCGGAGGAGAAGCGCAAGATCATCGGGCGGGAGTTCATCCGATCGTTCGAGGGAGCGGTCACCGATGTCCTCGGCGATCGGGCGTCCGACGGCGACAAGGTCGAGTACCTGGTCCAGGGCACCCTCTACCCGGATGTCGTCGAGTCCGGCGGCGGCAGTGGTACGGCCAACATCAAGAGCCACCACAACGTGGGCGGGCTACCGGACGATCTCGAGTTCTCCCTGGTGGAACCGCTGCGGCTGCTCTTCAAGGACGAGGTCCGAGCGGTGGGCCGCGAACTGGGCCTGCCGGAGGAGATCGTCGGCCGTCAGCCGTTCCCCGGACCGGGTCTGGCCATCCGGATCGTCGGCGAGGTGACTGCCGACCGTCTCGCGATGCTCCGCAAGGCGGACCTGATCGCCCGTGAGGAACTGACCGCGGCTGGCCTCGACGGCCAGATCTGGCAGTGCCCGGTGGTGCTCCTCGCCGATGTGCGCAGCGTCGGGGTGCAGGGTGACGGCCGCACCTACGGGCATCCGATCGTGCTGCGACCGGTGTCGAGTGAGGACGCGATGACCGCCGACTGGACGCGCGTGCCCTACGAGGTCCTCGAGGTGATCTCGACGCGGATCACCAATGAGGTCCCGGACGTGAACCGTGTGGTGCTCGACGTCACGAGCAAGCCGCCGGGCACCATCGAGTGGGAGTAG
- a CDS encoding biotin transporter BioY — protein sequence MSQTTDTPSSSRRFSLSVTDLTQAAVFAALIAALGLPGTITIGSAGVPITLQSLGVMLAGAIIGPRKGTLAVIIFDVLAIAGLPILAGGRSGLVALASPTAGFFVGFLPGVIAIGVATALMMPRYRIVWGIVINIVGGMVVVYACGIIGLLLRTDLSLWAAISTNGTYIPGDIAKAVITALVAAQVHRAHPGLITPLRLRRAR from the coding sequence ATGTCCCAGACCACCGACACGCCCTCGTCGTCGCGGCGATTCTCGCTGTCGGTGACCGACCTGACGCAGGCGGCCGTCTTCGCGGCCCTGATCGCGGCGCTGGGTCTCCCCGGCACCATCACCATCGGCTCCGCCGGGGTGCCGATCACCCTGCAGTCGCTGGGCGTGATGCTCGCCGGCGCGATCATCGGCCCGCGCAAGGGGACGTTGGCAGTGATCATCTTCGACGTGCTCGCCATCGCCGGACTGCCGATCCTGGCGGGCGGACGCAGCGGGCTCGTGGCGCTGGCCTCCCCCACCGCCGGTTTCTTCGTCGGATTCCTCCCGGGCGTGATCGCCATCGGCGTGGCGACGGCGCTGATGATGCCTCGCTACCGGATCGTCTGGGGCATCGTGATCAACATCGTCGGCGGCATGGTCGTGGTCTACGCCTGCGGCATCATCGGCCTGCTGCTGCGCACCGACCTCTCGTTGTGGGCGGCGATCTCCACCAACGGCACCTACATCCCGGGCGACATCGCGAAGGCGGTCATCACCGCCCTGGTCGCGGCGCAGGTCCACCGCGCCCACCCGGGGTTGATCACGCCGCTGCGGCTGCGCCGCGCACGGTGA
- a CDS encoding alanine racemase, with product MTDTPFLSVDVARLDRNIGAVAERARAAGIDLRPHAKTHKCAEIARRQLAAGAVGLTVATIGEAEAFASIAPDRADLFIAYPLWVSGDKGPRLRALAEQARLRLAVDSAQGARQLAAEIGDADADVVVEVDSGQHRTGADPGESGVIAAAAADVGLRVVGVFTFPGHGYGPGDARHRAAQQEVTALSVATERLRDSGIEPVVRSGGSTPTIEFAEPGVLTEIRPGVYPFNDAQQVELGSCGFADVALCAVATVVHRTGDRIVVDAGSKILGADRPPWTSGFGRLLDTPDATITSLSEHHAVIRFPSDTAPAAIPVLGDRLRVIPNHVCTAVNLVDELIAEMPDGASTGWSVIGRGANS from the coding sequence GTGACCGACACACCGTTCCTCTCGGTCGACGTCGCGCGGCTCGACCGCAACATCGGAGCAGTTGCCGAACGCGCACGGGCCGCCGGCATCGACCTGCGGCCACACGCGAAGACCCACAAGTGCGCCGAGATCGCTCGACGGCAGCTTGCGGCAGGCGCGGTCGGGTTGACGGTCGCGACCATCGGTGAGGCGGAGGCATTTGCCTCGATTGCACCGGACCGCGCGGATCTGTTCATCGCGTATCCACTCTGGGTGTCCGGCGACAAGGGACCTCGGCTTCGTGCCCTCGCCGAGCAGGCCCGACTTCGCCTGGCCGTCGACTCCGCGCAGGGTGCACGACAACTGGCCGCAGAGATCGGCGATGCCGATGCCGACGTCGTGGTGGAGGTCGACTCCGGCCAGCACCGAACCGGCGCCGACCCCGGGGAATCCGGCGTGATCGCGGCCGCAGCTGCAGATGTGGGCCTGCGGGTGGTCGGTGTGTTCACCTTCCCCGGCCACGGATACGGCCCCGGCGATGCACGTCACCGGGCCGCGCAGCAGGAGGTGACCGCATTGTCGGTGGCCACCGAACGACTGCGGGACAGCGGGATCGAGCCCGTGGTGCGCAGTGGCGGATCCACGCCCACGATCGAGTTCGCCGAGCCAGGGGTGCTGACCGAGATCCGTCCGGGCGTCTACCCGTTCAACGACGCACAGCAGGTGGAACTCGGATCGTGCGGTTTCGCAGATGTCGCGCTGTGCGCCGTGGCCACCGTGGTCCACCGAACCGGCGATCGCATCGTCGTGGATGCGGGCAGCAAGATCCTCGGCGCCGACCGTCCGCCGTGGACGTCGGGGTTCGGACGTCTGCTCGACACACCTGATGCGACCATCACGTCGCTCTCGGAACACCATGCGGTGATCCGGTTCCCGTCGGACACCGCCCCTGCCGCCATACCAGTCCTCGGCGACCGGTTGCGGGTGATACCCAATCACGTGTGTACCGCCGTCAATCTGGTCGACGAATTGATCGCCGAGATGCCCGACGGAGCGTCGACCGGGTGGTCGGTGATCGGCCGCGGCGCCAACTCGTGA